One Rosa chinensis cultivar Old Blush chromosome 5, RchiOBHm-V2, whole genome shotgun sequence genomic region harbors:
- the LOC112165444 gene encoding histone H3.2: MARTKQTARKSTGGKAPRKQLATKAARKSAPATGGVKKPHRFRPGTVALREIRKYQKSTELLIRKLPFQRLVREIAQDFKTDLRFQSSAVAALQEAAEAYLVGLFEDTNLCAIHAKRVTIMPKDIQLARRIRGERA, translated from the coding sequence atgGCTCGAACCAAGCAGACCGCTCGCAAGTCCACCGGAGGAAAGGCGCCGAGGAAGCAGCTGGCGACCAAGGCTGCCCGGAAGTCGGCTCCGGCGACCGGAGGAGTGAAGAAGCCTCACCGGTTCAGGCCGGGAACGGTGGCGCTGAGAGAGATCAGGAAGTACCAGAAGAGCACGGAGCTTCTGATCCGCAAGCTTCCGTTCCAGAGGCTTGTGAGGGAGATTGCTCAGGATTTCAAGACTGATCTCCGATTCCAGAGCAGCGCCGTGGCGGCTCTTCAGGAGGCGGCGGAGGCGTATCTGGTGGGGCTTTTCGAGGATACGAATCTGTGTGCTATTCATGCTAAGAGGGTTACTATTATGCCCAAGGATATTCAGCTTGCGAGGAGAATCAGAGGCGAGAGGGCTTAG